In the genome of Artemia franciscana chromosome 16, ASM3288406v1, whole genome shotgun sequence, the window TGCTAAGTCCAATTCTTCATAATGAATATGACTTCTTATTCCAATCATAACTCCACCTTTTCTTCCTGTTATTCTATCATTTCTCAAGATGTTGAAACCTTTGCAGGGGCTCATGATATTTGGTTTTAGCCAAGTTTcttgaatacaaaaaatatcaatGTCTTTTCTGTCACAATATTGAAGCAATAATTCCCTTTTTTCTCTCATGATTGAACATGCATTCCAGGATAATATTTTGAGCTGCATTAAGGACATGTTCTGTTTTCCAAGGTGCTACTTGTTTCACAAACCAATTTTACATCATTGCGGTCAAGTTTTCCAAACTTCATTTGCTCAACCAATTCACACAGTTTATCTACCTTTTCATTCAATGGCAAGTTTTCAATACTCAGTATTCCTGGGGTTATAAGCATCCCAATCACTAACTTCTTTGCCGTCATTTGTTGCAATTCTGCTGCAGTGTTACTGATTATTCTTTTCTCAGGATTCAGGTTATTCTGGACTACATGAGCATAACTTCTAAATGTTGTCCTTGCTCTTTTAAATCCCATGCCATACTTTTCTGCCACTTCTAGCACTTGTTGGTTCTCCCTTCTTACTGGGCATACTCATGAAGAGGATGAATGGTTTTATTTACAATTGGCGCACCTGTATCTGCTGGTACGCTCATCTACACTCTCCTGTTTCAGAGGGCAATCACGGCTTTGATGATTCTTGGCACATCTGAGGCAGATCTCCTTTGATTTACAGTCTTTCTGAAGATGCCCATATTTCTGGCATTTGTAGCACTGCATCACCTTCCTATGGTAGGGTAAGACATCTCTGTTTCTACCGCAGCACCACACACTTGCTGGGGTTataattgattcaaaaaccaCCATTACTGACAGGCTGTCTTCAAGCTTTTTTAGATCCCGGTTATACCTCTGCATTCTAATCACTTCTTTTACAGGCACAGCAGATTGGATACTTTCCTCAATTTGTACAATTGATAAATATAAAGGAATTCCTTTCATCACACCTCTTGATACATGTTCTTTCCTTAAAACTGTTACTTCTATGTTATTCACAGTTTTGATTTCCAATGCTGATTTCATCCCGCTCTCATCTTTTAAATGCAAGTAAATAGTGTTCCCTTCACGATTTGTTTCAAACTCAAATCTGCCactaattttttccttgaaaaacataTAAAGTTCGTATTCATTTAAGAACTTGGCATTTATATCAACTGCTTTGATTACAACACTTCCATGTATCATTTCCTTTTCAGGTATTTCCAATAATGGGATCtggaaatttgaaatatttctctTATCTTTTGTAAGTGACAGGCCTTTGGCCTTCTGGTTTGGTCTTTGGTGAACAAATTGTCTCTTTGGTGCTCCCCTTTCAATCTGAAAGGG includes:
- the LOC136036834 gene encoding uncharacterized protein LOC136036834 — encoded protein: MIHGSVVIKAVDINAKFLNEYELYMFFKEKISGRFEFETNREGNTIYLHLKDESGMKSALEIKTVNNIEVTVLRKEHVSRGVMKGIPLYLSIVQIEESIQSAVPVKEVIRMQRYNRDLKKLEDSLSVMVVFESIITPASVWCCGRNRDVLPYHRKVMQCYKCQKYGHLQKDCKSKEICLRCAKNHQSRDCPLKQESVDERTSRYRCANCK